From Ipomoea triloba cultivar NCNSP0323 chromosome 5, ASM357664v1, the proteins below share one genomic window:
- the LOC116020825 gene encoding serine/threonine-protein kinase TIO isoform X1: MGVGVENYHVIELVGEGSFGKVYKGRRKYSGQTVAMKFIPKHGKSEKDIHNLRQEIEILRKLKHENIIEMLDSFESPQEFCVVTEFAQGELFEILEDDKCLPEEQVQAIAKQLVRALYYLHSNRIIHRDMKPQNILIGSGSVVKLCDFGFARAMSTNTVVLRSIKGTPLYMAPELVREQPYNHTADLWSLGVILYELFVGQPPFYTNSVYALVRHIIKDPVKYPDNMSSNFRTFLKGLLNKVPQNRLTWPALLEHPFVKEIYEDADAGEIHAPEATAARGNGATCRGDGNIQSAGMNLATPESKNHVYAASGNGNVGSLHGDVCPNTPDVAIANSSPKIEPPGSNPYDAVQSGCQILDRLENNSRTVKGAKMIGQDNEALSAILLPLKSWCNRSADLCRDEDIVTSNQSLRILLNLVAAGAINSSGILDEIICELFAFTSSIIKLRSPDGIELVTKSFSVTKRFLDISGGIISGSYFRHFTTLVDLYSQVLKCLDDTSGRATFESTGCITVMLSRVAQALKVSSARLAPDVISNPSVVNETVKEVLVHAQSSVLTDLLCSCLATSGSSLIFGSSNLLRAACEACRALWALVDAFETLSLKEKGHLFPLNSLRTLSLHRLEIDDDKQGSLLVKDSTKIIDAVTKAFLRSKPIQVSLCYCLHQRVEVSLCATIQLIMRCCLHSGVVANVLCGLPSSLPVTTVVSGGGDGTIISEIFSILSFCKEASGEVPKFKLNNPGILVLHSCLLIAMIAQSLKLSGRNSALFMLTTSSKKQQSRISVLAHHFSSDAQLSCQPHCASAMLALASILSLETGSSVGTSISDLAVSLIPRTAKLCDYLKASPVEKDGINSDMFNQMFSYWHGLRDGCIGLLESRLKSGGPLAVQQSCGSGIPQILIDLLTSNLSEISSQGPDFSKDQIGLSPIGVVWSISSICLCLFGGVATFRQILLKMEHAKAISDLISDSHLKLVRNWSGPGGGKDGARDTINAVIDLLAFPFVAIQNIQNAQGLPSATASVNSGFLLNMGSPGARVCPEDKDMVKAIETHMGKYIQILLEVGVPGIILGCLEHMELKDIGKPIAFLAKMVGHRALAVQLLGKGLLDPRRMKRLLDGSCPREVIVDVLMIVSDLARMDKVFYEYIDAADIVEFLKEFLTHEDPNVRAKACSAIGNMCRHSSYFYDVLGKHQIISLLIDRCADSDKRTQKFACFAIGNAAYHSDLLYDELRRAIPQLSYLLLSAEEDKTKANAAGALSNLVRNSNKLCEDIISKGAMQALLKLVADYSVLALNPSRRDSLHESPLKIALFSLAKMCAHPPCRHFLRSSELFPVIRQLQQSPESTIGNYASVIVRKAAEA; the protein is encoded by the exons ATGGGTGTTGGGGTTGAAAATTACCACGTAATAGAGCTTGTTGGGGAGGGATCTTTTGGGAAGGTCTACAAAGGGAGACGAAAGTATTCAGGCCAA ACTGTTGCAATGAAATTTATCCCGAAACACGGCAAAAGTGAGAAGGATATTCACAATCTGAGGCAGGAAATTGAG ATTCTCAGAAAGTTGAAGCATGAAAATATAATTGAGATGCTTGATTCTTTTGAAAGTCCACAAGAGTTCTGTGTTGTCACAGAATTTGCACAA GGtgaactttttgaaattcttgaagaTGACAAGTGCCTCCCTGAAGAACAAGTTCAAGCAATTGCTAAACAGCTG GTGAGAGCATTGTATTATTTACATTCGAACCGCATTATTCATCGTGATATGAAGCCTCAAAATATTCTTATTGGTTCTGGATCTGTTGTTAAG CTTTGTGATTTTGGTTTTGCACGAGCTATGTCCACGAACACAGTTGTCTTACGATCCATAAAAG GCACTCCTTTGTACATGGCTCCAGAGTTGGTACGAGAACAACCTTACAACCACACTGCTGATTTGTGGTCTCTTGGCGTTATATT GTATGAGCTTTTTGTAGGCCAGCCTCCATTTTATACAAATTCAGTGTATGCCCTTGTCCGACACATAATCAAG GATCCAGTTAAATATCCAGATAACATGTCCTCAAATTTTAGAACTTTCCTTAAGGGGCTGCTTAACAAG GTACCTCAGAATAGACTTACTTGGCCTGCTCTTCTTGAGCATCCATTTGTTAAAGAAATTTATGAAGATGCAGATGCTGGG GAGATTCATGCTCCTGAAGCTACTGCTGCTAGGGGTAATGGTGCAACTTGTAGGGGTGATGGAAACATCCAATCAGCTGGAATGAATCTTGCAACTCCTGAAA GCAAAAACCATGTTTATGCAGCAAGTGGAAATGGAAATGTTGGGAGCCTTCATGGTGATGTCTGTCCGAACACTCCAGATGTGGCAATTGCCAATTCTTCACCAAAGATTGAGCCCCCAGGTTCAAATCCTTATGACGCTGTACAGTCAG GTTGCCAGATCTTGGACCGTTTGGAAAACAACTCCCGGACAGTTAAGGGTGCAAAAATGATTGGTCAAGATAATGAAGCATTGTCAGCTATTTTACTTCCACTAAAAAGTTGGTGCAACAGATCTGCAGATTTGTGCCG GGACGAAGACATTGTGACATCAAACCAGTCACTGCGAATTCTTTTGAACTTGGTTGCAGCTGGGGCTATCAACTCAAGTGGGATTCTTGATGAAATCATATGCGAACTTTTTGCCTTCACTTCTTCTATCATTAAACTAAGATCTCCGGATGGTATTGAATTGGTGACTAAG AGTTTTTCAGTTACTAAAAGGTTTTTAGATATCTCTGGAGGTATCATTTCAGGATCGTATTTCAGGCACTTTACAACACTGGTTGACTTGTATTCACAG GTCCTTAAGTGCCTGGATGATACTTCTGGAAGAGCTACGTTTGAGTCCACTGGTTGTATTACAGTCATGTTATCTCGTGTGGCTCAGGCTCTTAAAGTTTCTTCTGCAAGATTGGCCCCTGATGTGATTAGTAACCCTTCAGTAGTGAATGAAACTGTCAAAGAGGTTCTAGTCCATGCTCAATCTTCCGTCTTAACAGACCTTTTGTGCTCGTGCCTAGCAACTTCGGGCTCAAGTCTCATATTTGGTTCTTCAAATTTATTGCGAGCTGCTTGTGAAGCCTGCAGGGCTTTGTGGGCACTAGTGGATGCATTTGAAACACTTTCACTGAAAGAAAAAGGCCATTTATTTCCACTAAACTCTTTGAGGACACTTTCTCTGCATCGACTGGAAATTGATGATGACAAACAAGGCTCTTTGCTTGTAAAAGATTCAACAAAAATCATTGATGCAGTGACAAAAGCATTTCTGAGGTCCAAACCAATACAAGTTTCTCTTTGTTATTGCCTGCATCAACGTGTTGAGGTTTCCTTATGTGCCACAATACAG CTTATAATGCGGTGCTGCTTGCATAGTGGAGTTGTTGCTAATGTTCTCTGTGGTCTACCAAGCTCTCTCCCTGTTACTACTGTTGTTAGTGGAGGAGGGGATGGTACTATCATTTCAGAGATCTTCTCGATATTATCTTTTTGTAAGGAAGCATCTGGTGAAGTTCCAAAGTTCAAGCTAAATAATCCAGGGATCTTGGTTCTGCATTCATGCCTTCTCATTGCGATGATTGCACAATCTTTGAAGCTCTCTGGTAGAAATTCTGcattatttatgctcacaacATCTTCCAAGAAACAACAGTCACGAATCTCTGTTCTTGCCCACCATTTCTCATCTGATGCACAGTTATCATGTCAGCCTCACTGTGCATCGGCAATGCTAGCTCTTGCATCCATTCTGTCTCTTGAGACTGGCAGTTCTGTAGGAACTTCTATATCTGACCTAGCTGTGTCTCTAATCCCTCGAACAGCCAAGCTTTGTGACTACCTAAAGGCTTCACCTGTTGAAAAAGATGGAATAAACTCGGATATGTTTAATCAGATGTTCTCATATTGGCATGGTTTAAGAGATGGATGCATCGGATTGTTGGAATCACGACTAAAATCTGGAGGACCTTTAGCAGTGCAGCAGTCATGTGGAAGTGGCATTCCACAAATTCTTATTGATTTGTTAACAAGTAACCTTTCAGAAATCTCTTCTCAAGGGCCTGATTTCTCAAAAGATCAAATTGGCTTGTCACCAATTGGGGTTGTTTGGAGCATTTCTTCAATATGTCTATGCCTTTTTGGTGGAGTAGCAACCTTTCGACAGATATTGCTAAAGATGGAGCATGCCAAGGCCATATCTGATTTGATATCTGACTCACATCTTAAGCTTGTTAGAAACTGGAGTGGCCCTGGTGGAGGGAAGGATGGTGCTAGAGACACAATAAATGCAGTAATTGATCTCTTGGCATTTCCTTTTGTGGCTATTCAGAATATTCAGAACGCTCAAGGCTTGCCATCTGCTACAGCTTCTGTGAACAGTGGGTTTCTCCTTAATATGGGATCACCTGGTGCAAGAGTTTGTCCTGAAGACAAAGACATGGTGAAAGCCATAGAAACACACATGGGAAAGTATATCCAAATCCTACTGGAG GTAGGAGTTCCAGGCATTATCCTTGGGTGTTTGGAACATATGGAGCTGAAAGACATTGGAAAGCCTATTGCATTTCTTGCCAAAATGGTGGGTCACCGGGCCCTTGCTGTTCAACTTCTAGGTAAAGGTCTTTTGGATCCAAGGAGAATGAAGCGTTTGCTCGATGGTTCATGCCCCAGAGAAGTCATAGTCGATGTTCTTATGATTGTTTCAGATTTAGCTCGCATGGACAAG GTTTTCTACGAATACATCGATGCAGCAGATATAGTGGAATTTCTGAAGGAATTTTTGACCCACGAAGATCCCAATGTTCGTGCAAAGGCATGCAGTGCCATTGGGAATATGTGTCGGCATAGCTCCTATTTCTATGATGTACTG GGAAAACATCAAATCATTAGTCTCCTCATAGATAGATGCGCTGATTCCGACAAAAGAACACAGAAATTTGCTTGCTTTGCC ATTGGCAATGCTGCCTATCATAGTGACTTGTTGTACGATGAGTTGAGAAGAGCAATACCTCAGCTTTCTTATTTGCTTCTTTCGGCTGAGGAAGACAAAACCAAGGCTAATGCTGCCGGTGCACTCAGCAATCTTGTCCGCAACTCCAACAAGCTCTGCGAAGACATCATCTCCAAAGGAGCCATGCAg GCTTTACTAAAGTTGGTAGCAGATTACTCAGTACTAGCCCTAAATCCAAGCAGAAGGGATTCCTTGCACGAGTCGCCTTTGAAGATTGCGCTTTTCTCACTTGCAAAAATGTGTGCTCATCCGCCTTGTAGACACTTCCTTCGTTCATCAGAGTTGTTCCCAGTGATTAGGCAACTTCAGCAGTCACCAGAATCAACAATCGGTAATTATGCCTCTGTGATCGTCAGAAAAGCTGCAGAAGCTTAG
- the LOC116020825 gene encoding serine/threonine-protein kinase TIO isoform X2, which produces MGVGVENYHVIELVGEGSFGKVYKGRRKYSGQTVAMKFIPKHGKSEKDIHNLRQEIEILRKLKHENIIEMLDSFESPQEFCVVTEFAQGELFEILEDDKCLPEEQVQAIAKQLVRALYYLHSNRIIHRDMKPQNILIGSGSVVKLCDFGFARAMSTNTVVLRSIKGTPLYMAPELVREQPYNHTADLWSLGVILYELFVGQPPFYTNSVYALVRHIIKDPVKYPDNMSSNFRTFLKGLLNKVPQNRLTWPALLEHPFVKEIYEDADAGEIHAPEATAARGNGATCRGDGNIQSAGMNLATPESKNHVYAASGNGNVGSLHGDVCPNTPDVAIANSSPKIEPPGSNPYDAVQSGCQILDRLENNSRTVKGAKMIGQDNEALSAILLPLKSWCNRSADLCRDEDIVTSNQSLRILLNLVAAGAINSSGILDEIICELFAFTSSIIKLRSPDGIELVTKSFSVTKRFLDISGGIISGSYFRHFTTLVDLYSQVLKCLDDTSGRATFESTGCITVMLSRVAQALKVSSARLAPDVISNPSVVNETVKEVLVHAQSSVLTDLLCSCLATSGSSLIFGSSNLLRAACEACRALWALVDAFETLSLKEKGHLFPLNSLRTLSLHRLEIDDDKQGSLLVKDSTKIIDAVTKAFLRSKPIQVSLCYCLHQRVEVSLCATIQLIMRCCLHSGVVANVLCGLPSSLPVTTVVSGGGDGTIISEIFSILSFCKEASGEVPKFKLNNPGILVLHSCLLIAMIAQSLKLSGRNSALFMLTTSSKKQQSRISVLAHHFSSDAQLSCQPHCASAMLALASILSLETGSSVGTSISDLAVSLIPRTAKLCDYLKASPVEKDGINSDMFNQMFSYWHGLRDGCIGLLESRLKSGGPLAVQQSCGSGIPQILIDLLTSNLSEISSQGPDFSKDQIGLSPIGVVWSISSICLCLFGGVATFRQILLKMEHAKAISDLISDSHLKLVRNWSGPGGGKDGARDTINAVIDLLAFPFVAIQNIQNAQGLPSATASVNSGFLLNMGSPGARVCPEDKDMVKAIETHMGKYIQILLEVGVPGIILGCLEHMELKDIGKPIAFLAKMVGHRALAVQLLGKGLLDPRRMKRLLDGSCPREVIVDVLMIVSDLARMDKVFYEYIDAADIVEFLKEFLTHEDPNVRAKACSAIGNMCRHSSYFYDVLGKHQIISLLIDRCADSDKRTQKFACFAIGNAAYHSDLLYDELRRAIPQLSYLLLSAEEDKTKANAAGALSNLVRNSNKLCEDIISKGAMQALLKLVADYSVLALNPSRRDSLHESPLKIALFSLAKMCAHPPCRHFLRSSELFPVIRQLQQSPESTIGPNASQAVPGGF; this is translated from the exons ATGGGTGTTGGGGTTGAAAATTACCACGTAATAGAGCTTGTTGGGGAGGGATCTTTTGGGAAGGTCTACAAAGGGAGACGAAAGTATTCAGGCCAA ACTGTTGCAATGAAATTTATCCCGAAACACGGCAAAAGTGAGAAGGATATTCACAATCTGAGGCAGGAAATTGAG ATTCTCAGAAAGTTGAAGCATGAAAATATAATTGAGATGCTTGATTCTTTTGAAAGTCCACAAGAGTTCTGTGTTGTCACAGAATTTGCACAA GGtgaactttttgaaattcttgaagaTGACAAGTGCCTCCCTGAAGAACAAGTTCAAGCAATTGCTAAACAGCTG GTGAGAGCATTGTATTATTTACATTCGAACCGCATTATTCATCGTGATATGAAGCCTCAAAATATTCTTATTGGTTCTGGATCTGTTGTTAAG CTTTGTGATTTTGGTTTTGCACGAGCTATGTCCACGAACACAGTTGTCTTACGATCCATAAAAG GCACTCCTTTGTACATGGCTCCAGAGTTGGTACGAGAACAACCTTACAACCACACTGCTGATTTGTGGTCTCTTGGCGTTATATT GTATGAGCTTTTTGTAGGCCAGCCTCCATTTTATACAAATTCAGTGTATGCCCTTGTCCGACACATAATCAAG GATCCAGTTAAATATCCAGATAACATGTCCTCAAATTTTAGAACTTTCCTTAAGGGGCTGCTTAACAAG GTACCTCAGAATAGACTTACTTGGCCTGCTCTTCTTGAGCATCCATTTGTTAAAGAAATTTATGAAGATGCAGATGCTGGG GAGATTCATGCTCCTGAAGCTACTGCTGCTAGGGGTAATGGTGCAACTTGTAGGGGTGATGGAAACATCCAATCAGCTGGAATGAATCTTGCAACTCCTGAAA GCAAAAACCATGTTTATGCAGCAAGTGGAAATGGAAATGTTGGGAGCCTTCATGGTGATGTCTGTCCGAACACTCCAGATGTGGCAATTGCCAATTCTTCACCAAAGATTGAGCCCCCAGGTTCAAATCCTTATGACGCTGTACAGTCAG GTTGCCAGATCTTGGACCGTTTGGAAAACAACTCCCGGACAGTTAAGGGTGCAAAAATGATTGGTCAAGATAATGAAGCATTGTCAGCTATTTTACTTCCACTAAAAAGTTGGTGCAACAGATCTGCAGATTTGTGCCG GGACGAAGACATTGTGACATCAAACCAGTCACTGCGAATTCTTTTGAACTTGGTTGCAGCTGGGGCTATCAACTCAAGTGGGATTCTTGATGAAATCATATGCGAACTTTTTGCCTTCACTTCTTCTATCATTAAACTAAGATCTCCGGATGGTATTGAATTGGTGACTAAG AGTTTTTCAGTTACTAAAAGGTTTTTAGATATCTCTGGAGGTATCATTTCAGGATCGTATTTCAGGCACTTTACAACACTGGTTGACTTGTATTCACAG GTCCTTAAGTGCCTGGATGATACTTCTGGAAGAGCTACGTTTGAGTCCACTGGTTGTATTACAGTCATGTTATCTCGTGTGGCTCAGGCTCTTAAAGTTTCTTCTGCAAGATTGGCCCCTGATGTGATTAGTAACCCTTCAGTAGTGAATGAAACTGTCAAAGAGGTTCTAGTCCATGCTCAATCTTCCGTCTTAACAGACCTTTTGTGCTCGTGCCTAGCAACTTCGGGCTCAAGTCTCATATTTGGTTCTTCAAATTTATTGCGAGCTGCTTGTGAAGCCTGCAGGGCTTTGTGGGCACTAGTGGATGCATTTGAAACACTTTCACTGAAAGAAAAAGGCCATTTATTTCCACTAAACTCTTTGAGGACACTTTCTCTGCATCGACTGGAAATTGATGATGACAAACAAGGCTCTTTGCTTGTAAAAGATTCAACAAAAATCATTGATGCAGTGACAAAAGCATTTCTGAGGTCCAAACCAATACAAGTTTCTCTTTGTTATTGCCTGCATCAACGTGTTGAGGTTTCCTTATGTGCCACAATACAG CTTATAATGCGGTGCTGCTTGCATAGTGGAGTTGTTGCTAATGTTCTCTGTGGTCTACCAAGCTCTCTCCCTGTTACTACTGTTGTTAGTGGAGGAGGGGATGGTACTATCATTTCAGAGATCTTCTCGATATTATCTTTTTGTAAGGAAGCATCTGGTGAAGTTCCAAAGTTCAAGCTAAATAATCCAGGGATCTTGGTTCTGCATTCATGCCTTCTCATTGCGATGATTGCACAATCTTTGAAGCTCTCTGGTAGAAATTCTGcattatttatgctcacaacATCTTCCAAGAAACAACAGTCACGAATCTCTGTTCTTGCCCACCATTTCTCATCTGATGCACAGTTATCATGTCAGCCTCACTGTGCATCGGCAATGCTAGCTCTTGCATCCATTCTGTCTCTTGAGACTGGCAGTTCTGTAGGAACTTCTATATCTGACCTAGCTGTGTCTCTAATCCCTCGAACAGCCAAGCTTTGTGACTACCTAAAGGCTTCACCTGTTGAAAAAGATGGAATAAACTCGGATATGTTTAATCAGATGTTCTCATATTGGCATGGTTTAAGAGATGGATGCATCGGATTGTTGGAATCACGACTAAAATCTGGAGGACCTTTAGCAGTGCAGCAGTCATGTGGAAGTGGCATTCCACAAATTCTTATTGATTTGTTAACAAGTAACCTTTCAGAAATCTCTTCTCAAGGGCCTGATTTCTCAAAAGATCAAATTGGCTTGTCACCAATTGGGGTTGTTTGGAGCATTTCTTCAATATGTCTATGCCTTTTTGGTGGAGTAGCAACCTTTCGACAGATATTGCTAAAGATGGAGCATGCCAAGGCCATATCTGATTTGATATCTGACTCACATCTTAAGCTTGTTAGAAACTGGAGTGGCCCTGGTGGAGGGAAGGATGGTGCTAGAGACACAATAAATGCAGTAATTGATCTCTTGGCATTTCCTTTTGTGGCTATTCAGAATATTCAGAACGCTCAAGGCTTGCCATCTGCTACAGCTTCTGTGAACAGTGGGTTTCTCCTTAATATGGGATCACCTGGTGCAAGAGTTTGTCCTGAAGACAAAGACATGGTGAAAGCCATAGAAACACACATGGGAAAGTATATCCAAATCCTACTGGAG GTAGGAGTTCCAGGCATTATCCTTGGGTGTTTGGAACATATGGAGCTGAAAGACATTGGAAAGCCTATTGCATTTCTTGCCAAAATGGTGGGTCACCGGGCCCTTGCTGTTCAACTTCTAGGTAAAGGTCTTTTGGATCCAAGGAGAATGAAGCGTTTGCTCGATGGTTCATGCCCCAGAGAAGTCATAGTCGATGTTCTTATGATTGTTTCAGATTTAGCTCGCATGGACAAG GTTTTCTACGAATACATCGATGCAGCAGATATAGTGGAATTTCTGAAGGAATTTTTGACCCACGAAGATCCCAATGTTCGTGCAAAGGCATGCAGTGCCATTGGGAATATGTGTCGGCATAGCTCCTATTTCTATGATGTACTG GGAAAACATCAAATCATTAGTCTCCTCATAGATAGATGCGCTGATTCCGACAAAAGAACACAGAAATTTGCTTGCTTTGCC ATTGGCAATGCTGCCTATCATAGTGACTTGTTGTACGATGAGTTGAGAAGAGCAATACCTCAGCTTTCTTATTTGCTTCTTTCGGCTGAGGAAGACAAAACCAAGGCTAATGCTGCCGGTGCACTCAGCAATCTTGTCCGCAACTCCAACAAGCTCTGCGAAGACATCATCTCCAAAGGAGCCATGCAg GCTTTACTAAAGTTGGTAGCAGATTACTCAGTACTAGCCCTAAATCCAAGCAGAAGGGATTCCTTGCACGAGTCGCCTTTGAAGATTGCGCTTTTCTCACTTGCAAAAATGTGTGCTCATCCGCCTTGTAGACACTTCCTTCGTTCATCAGAGTTGTTCCCAGTGATTAGGCAACTTCAGCAGTCACCAGAATCAACAATCG GCCCCAATGCAAGCCAAGCCGTACCCGGGGGGTTTTAG